A genomic region of Methanococcus voltae contains the following coding sequences:
- a CDS encoding Ig-like domain-containing protein: MKQLNNKKTIFLVLISLLSLIVSGVSAYTAINEPTVINTPGIYYLNNSILCSNETCINITCSNVTLYGNTNILTGYNSSTGILVRNPDYTITNVTIKEMNICNFTDEGILLDNVEHSTLKDNEIKNIDNIGVWLLDSHNNTLFRNNISNNHKGIYVEYSHNNSIYNNLFNNTDNIYFYYGEQNYLNTSKENGGGNYWFTPNGTGFSENYADKNNDGFCDEVYNISLDNIDYLPICAMDSTQSVNESNIEIIINNPYDRQIFNNDSVNEIFINATVISSNNITSVVAELNGVNNTMSKNYYYSNIDVYYLLKNLTGGDYTLKVYATDSLGSKAVSNIKYFKVNSTLEEFDKELLWKKTFGNSEYNFYPKSVDSDDSGIYVVGRNGKNISLLRYDTEGNLIWNRTKINNNYPLNSVLDNNYIYTTSQIWYPNPKFEIITYDKNGKFLWNKTFNGYCNNITILDNYIFTISNVGNSNDKALVKIDKNGNSLWNKTIYGINNTYIKSVDSDNKNVYFSAISYGYNGTHNIHYTQIFKYDIEGNQIWNKTIDYINAAYESSSILNNYGLYIFDHEYINSEYTLICYKFDKNGNSLWNKTYKDNSWNFKVDSDDNYIYILTNDKLLKIDNDGNLIWYEPLADLEYDTAISVDSKSNIYIMNSEWNSNPSYSYMNLVKYGTNNTINTELIINKPIENEILNTDSLNASINLKNLSEGTHNLTIKDTDRFGRIVSKNVIYIVDTTAPEIIINSPMAGKLNNSNILINVTSTDANNVKTVIAEVNGTNITLTKSGDYYIGNTTLEDGTYTLKVYSEDEIGNSDLKTVTFTVDTTIPLIVGMSLLSPQDNSTISNKTLEFVFNVTGSEENYNCTLYLNNNAVATNISVLDGVLTSFVIENLTDGEYNWYISATAENIYNVSENWIFKIDTVAPNITIIKPTSEVLNNSIVEIVVNATDSTTGVREVIAEIDGINITLDKIGDYYIGNTTLADGDYTLKVYAYDNVGNYDLKTVYLGIDTTLPTEIIIINPKANSTVGSNLEGNIYLTNLAEGSHNITITDTDSSGNYITKKVSYTVNATI, encoded by the coding sequence ATGAAACAATTGAACAATAAAAAAACAATATTTTTAGTATTGATATCTTTGTTATCGTTAATAGTTTCAGGTGTATCGGCATACACTGCTATTAATGAGCCTACGGTAATCAATACTCCAGGAATTTATTATTTAAATAATTCCATACTTTGTAGTAATGAAACTTGTATAAACATTACATGTAGTAATGTAACGTTATATGGAAATACCAATATACTTACTGGATACAATAGTTCTACAGGTATTTTAGTACGTAATCCCGATTATACTATAACCAATGTTACGATAAAAGAAATGAATATATGTAATTTTACAGATGAAGGTATTCTTTTAGACAATGTTGAACATAGTACTTTAAAAGACAATGAGATTAAAAATATTGATAATATAGGCGTCTGGCTATTAGATTCCCATAATAACACACTATTTAGAAATAATATATCAAACAACCACAAAGGTATATATGTAGAATATTCACATAATAATTCGATATACAATAATTTATTTAATAATACGGATAATATCTATTTCTATTACGGTGAACAGAATTATCTCAATACTTCAAAAGAAAACGGTGGAGGAAACTACTGGTTTACTCCAAACGGAACAGGATTTTCTGAAAATTATGCAGATAAAAATAATGACGGTTTTTGTGATGAAGTATATAATATTTCATTAGATAACATAGATTATTTACCAATCTGTGCAATGGATTCAACTCAATCAGTGAATGAATCAAATATTGAAATAATAATTAATAATCCATACGATAGACAAATATTCAATAATGATAGTGTCAATGAAATTTTTATAAATGCTACGGTAATAAGTTCAAATAATATTACTTCAGTAGTTGCAGAATTAAACGGTGTAAACAACACTATGAGTAAGAATTATTATTATTCTAATATTGATGTATACTATCTACTCAAAAATTTAACAGGCGGAGATTACACTTTAAAAGTTTATGCAACAGATAGCTTAGGTAGTAAAGCTGTTTCCAACATTAAATACTTTAAAGTTAATTCTACATTAGAAGAATTTGATAAAGAACTATTATGGAAAAAAACTTTTGGAAATTCAGAATATAATTTTTACCCTAAAAGTGTGGATTCAGATGATAGTGGAATATATGTAGTAGGGAGAAATGGAAAAAATATCTCTTTACTAAGATACGATACTGAAGGAAATTTAATTTGGAATAGAACTAAAATTAATAATAATTATCCTTTAAACAGTGTATTGGATAATAATTATATATATACAACATCGCAGATTTGGTACCCTAATCCAAAATTCGAAATTATTACATATGATAAAAATGGTAAATTCTTATGGAATAAAACATTTAATGGATATTGCAATAATATTACTATATTAGACAATTATATTTTTACAATATCTAACGTTGGAAATTCAAATGATAAGGCACTAGTAAAAATTGATAAGAACGGAAATTCACTTTGGAATAAAACAATATATGGTATTAATAATACGTATATAAAATCCGTTGATTCGGATAACAAAAATGTATATTTTTCAGCAATTAGTTATGGCTATAACGGTACCCACAATATTCATTATACACAAATTTTCAAGTACGATATAGAAGGAAATCAAATTTGGAATAAAACTATTGATTATATAAACGCTGCTTATGAATCGTCAAGTATTTTAAATAATTATGGGTTATATATATTTGATCACGAATATATAAATTCAGAATATACGTTAATATGCTATAAATTTGATAAGAACGGAAATTCACTTTGGAATAAAACCTATAAGGATAATTCATGGAATTTTAAAGTAGATTCCGATGATAATTATATATATATTTTAACAAACGATAAATTACTAAAAATTGATAACGATGGTAATTTAATTTGGTATGAACCATTAGCTGATTTAGAATATGATACAGCTATTTCAGTTGATTCTAAGAGTAATATTTATATTATGAATTCAGAATGGAATAGTAATCCATCATATTCCTATATGAATTTAGTAAAATATGGAACGAATAATACTATAAATACTGAATTGATAATAAATAAACCAATTGAAAATGAAATTTTAAATACTGATTCATTAAATGCTTCAATAAATTTGAAAAACCTTTCCGAAGGTACGCATAACTTAACAATAAAGGATACCGATAGATTCGGACGTATCGTATCTAAAAATGTTATTTACATTGTAGATACAACCGCTCCAGAAATAATAATTAACAGCCCAATGGCTGGAAAACTAAACAATTCTAATATTTTAATAAATGTTACGTCAACCGATGCAAATAACGTAAAAACGGTAATTGCTGAAGTAAATGGAACTAATATAACTTTGACAAAATCAGGCGATTATTACATAGGAAATACCACCTTGGAAGATGGAACTTATACTTTAAAAGTATATTCCGAAGATGAGATTGGTAATTCTGATTTAAAAACAGTAACATTCACTGTGGACACAACAATACCTTTAATTGTAGGTATGTCTTTGTTATCCCCTCAAGATAATTCAACTATAAGCAATAAAACGTTAGAATTTGTATTCAACGTGACTGGTTCTGAAGAAAATTACAACTGTACATTATATTTAAATAACAATGCCGTAGCAACAAATATTTCAGTATTAGATGGAGTTCTAACTTCATTCGTGATTGAAAATTTAACCGATGGCGAATATAATTGGTACATATCTGCAACAGCTGAAAATATTTACAATGTATCTGAAAATTGGATTTTTAAAATAGATACAGTTGCTCCAAACATTACAATAATTAAACCAACTTCAGAAGTATTGAATAACTCAATTGTTGAGATAGTTGTAAATGCAACAGATAGTACGACTGGAGTAAGAGAAGTAATTGCAGAAATAGATGGAATTAATATTACATTGGATAAAATCGGAGATTATTACATAGGAAATACTACCTTAGCAGATGGGGACTACACATTAAAAGTCTATGCATACGATAATGTGGGAAACTATGATTTAAAAACTGTATACTTAGGTATAGACACAACATTACCAACAGAAATAATAATAATTAATCCAAAAGCAAACTCAACTGTGGGAAGCAACTTGGAAGGAAATATTTACTTAACAAACCTTGCAGAAGGCTCACACAACATCACAATAACTGATACGGACAGTTCAGGAAACTATATAACCAAAAAAGTTAGCTATACGGTTAATGCAACTATTTAA